A stretch of Chloroflexota bacterium DNA encodes these proteins:
- a CDS encoding inositol monophosphatase has translation MDFNEYTRFAVQIAQEAGAELKRRFHDHHNVRSKSTPNDLVTEADEVSEKLLVERIRRRFPDYGILTEEGTSTSSLASEWLWLLDPLDGTVNYAHGLPSFSVSIALVHEGRVVCGVVYSPCQDLLFVAERGKGAWRDGKRLHVSKAASLAQAMLSTGFPYRMVGNPENNLPEFVQVALRAQAIRRLGVASLDLAWVAAGVLDGYWEPNLQPWDWAAGALLVEEAGGRVTDYEGRRWTVGTARLVATNGRFHGELLEVLRHAGNEQSGAPLTP, from the coding sequence ATGGATTTCAACGAGTATACTCGGTTTGCCGTGCAGATTGCCCAGGAAGCAGGCGCGGAACTGAAGCGCCGCTTCCATGACCATCATAACGTGCGAAGCAAATCCACGCCCAACGATCTGGTAACCGAGGCGGACGAGGTGTCGGAGAAACTCCTCGTGGAGCGCATCCGTCGGCGGTTCCCCGACTACGGCATCCTGACCGAGGAGGGGACGTCCACGAGCAGCCTCGCCAGCGAATGGCTGTGGCTGCTGGATCCGCTGGACGGCACGGTGAACTACGCCCATGGCTTGCCGAGTTTCAGTGTGAGCATCGCCCTGGTTCACGAGGGGCGTGTCGTGTGCGGGGTGGTGTACAGCCCGTGCCAGGACTTGCTGTTCGTGGCCGAGCGTGGGAAAGGCGCGTGGCGGGACGGGAAGCGGCTGCACGTGTCCAAGGCGGCGTCGCTGGCGCAGGCCATGCTGAGCACGGGATTCCCCTACCGTATGGTAGGCAATCCCGAGAACAATCTGCCCGAGTTCGTCCAGGTTGCGTTGCGGGCGCAGGCCATCCGCAGGCTGGGTGTGGCGTCGCTGGATTTGGCTTGGGTGGCGGCGGGCGTGTTGGATGGCTACTGGGAGCCCAACTTGCAGCCCTGGGACTGGGCGGCGGGGGCGCTGCTGGTGGAGGAGGCAGGGGGGCGCGTTACGGACTATGAGGGCCGCCGGTGGACTGTGGGGACGGCGCGGCTGGTGGCGACGAACGGCCGCTTCCACGGCGAGTTGCTGGAGGTGCTCCGACACGCCGGCAATGAGCAGTCTGGCGCACCGCTCACCCCGTAG
- a CDS encoding MBL fold metallo-hydrolase, whose protein sequence is MEIAPNVHQIEGIPPVSNAYLVIANDGLILIDTGIAWAAKGVLAYIRRLGFEPSAVKAIFITHGDGDHIGGLHALVRQTGAAVVAHQAEVALVEGREVRRPTNPSWADRLTAPIVRVFMPSRPTPVSHPVADGDSVFGLEVIHTPGHSPGSACYRLPAQGVLFVGDAMTHFGGRLALPLKSYTTDMAQAIQSIQRIAQCEFDVCGFGHGPALLHDARAVVADFAARL, encoded by the coding sequence GTGGAGATCGCGCCGAACGTCCATCAGATAGAAGGCATCCCGCCCGTCAGCAACGCCTACTTGGTTATAGCAAACGACGGGCTGATCCTGATAGACACGGGCATCGCATGGGCGGCCAAGGGCGTGCTCGCCTACATCCGACGCCTGGGATTTGAGCCGTCGGCGGTGAAAGCCATTTTTATCACCCACGGTGACGGCGATCACATCGGAGGGCTGCACGCGCTTGTGCGGCAGACCGGCGCGGCGGTCGTAGCGCACCAGGCCGAGGTCGCGCTGGTGGAAGGCCGCGAGGTGCGCCGCCCCACCAATCCGAGTTGGGCCGATCGGCTCACGGCCCCGATTGTTCGGGTGTTCATGCCCTCCCGGCCCACACCGGTATCGCACCCGGTCGCGGATGGCGACTCGGTCTTCGGGCTGGAGGTCATCCACACGCCCGGCCACTCGCCCGGCAGCGCGTGCTATCGCCTTCCCGCGCAGGGGGTGTTGTTCGTCGGCGACGCCATGACTCACTTCGGCGGGCGGCTGGCCCTCCCGCTGAAGTCCTACACCACCGACATGGCCCAAGCCATCCAGTCCATCCAGCGAATTGCCCAGTGCGAGTTTGATGTGTGCGGGTTCGGGCACGGCCCGGCACTCTTGCACGACGCCCGCGCTGTGGTCGCCGATTTCGCAGCCCGCCTGTAG
- a CDS encoding APC family permease, producing MARSFSLRRILIGRPLATAQLKHERLTKVKALAVFSSDALSSVAYATEEIMLMLIVAGSAAVGLAWPIALGIATLLVIVAFSYYQTVHAYPKGGGAYIVAHENLGQLPGLTAAAAILTDYVLTVSVSITAGVAAITSAFPALYPHRILLALFFVALIMTLNLRGVRESGTIFAIPTYLFLAIMLSMLAVGFARWIAAGMPPAQPPRIDYPAVQGLTLFLILRAFSSGCAALTGIEAISDGVPVFKPPESDNAGKTLIAMAALLATMFLGITFLTHQFGIVPNEMTHETLVSQLGRYVLGEGSPLYFALQVATMLILVLAANTSFADFPRLSSILARDRYMPHQFANLGDRLVFSNGIITLALASSALIVLFGGQTTRLIPLYAIGVFLSFTLSQAGMVVRWWRLRTHHWQLKAAINGLGALATGVVLIVIAATKFALGAWIVLLWIPIFISFFLAVHRHYQRVAKQLSLENRGSLPPIRRHRVIVPIADVHRGVIAALNYARSISDDVTAVYVEVDPADTPKVQRKWADWGEGVRLVTLKSEYRSIIGPLIEYVDKVDDPNRRDQVVTIVLPQFVPARPWHNLLHNQTAILIHLAFVFRRDVMVTDVPFHLEE from the coding sequence GTGGCTCGTTCATTCAGCCTGCGGCGCATCCTGATTGGGCGACCGCTGGCCACTGCACAACTAAAACATGAGCGTCTGACGAAAGTGAAGGCACTGGCCGTCTTCTCGTCCGACGCGCTGTCTTCGGTGGCCTACGCGACCGAAGAGATCATGCTCATGCTCATCGTCGCCGGCAGCGCAGCCGTGGGACTTGCCTGGCCCATCGCCCTGGGCATTGCCACGCTTCTGGTCATCGTGGCGTTCTCGTACTATCAGACAGTGCATGCCTACCCGAAAGGCGGCGGCGCGTACATCGTCGCCCACGAGAACCTGGGCCAATTGCCGGGGCTGACAGCAGCCGCGGCCATTCTCACGGATTACGTGCTCACCGTGTCCGTGAGCATCACCGCCGGCGTGGCCGCCATCACCTCGGCGTTTCCGGCCTTGTATCCGCACCGAATTCTGCTGGCGCTTTTCTTCGTCGCGCTCATCATGACCCTGAACCTGCGCGGCGTGCGCGAATCGGGCACCATCTTCGCGATTCCCACGTACCTCTTCCTGGCCATCATGCTATCCATGCTGGCGGTGGGGTTTGCGCGGTGGATTGCCGCGGGAATGCCGCCCGCCCAGCCCCCGCGCATAGACTACCCCGCCGTGCAAGGACTGACCCTGTTCCTCATCCTGCGGGCTTTCTCCAGCGGGTGCGCGGCCCTCACCGGCATTGAGGCCATCAGCGACGGCGTGCCCGTCTTCAAGCCGCCTGAGTCCGACAACGCCGGCAAGACGTTGATCGCCATGGCGGCGCTCCTGGCGACGATGTTCCTGGGCATCACGTTCCTCACCCACCAGTTTGGCATCGTGCCCAATGAGATGACACACGAGACGCTTGTCTCCCAACTGGGCCGGTATGTGCTCGGCGAAGGCTCGCCGCTGTACTTCGCGCTCCAGGTAGCCACCATGCTCATCCTGGTGCTGGCGGCAAACACCAGTTTCGCCGACTTCCCGCGCCTGTCGTCCATCCTGGCCCGCGACCGCTACATGCCGCACCAGTTCGCGAACCTGGGCGACCGGCTCGTGTTCTCCAACGGGATCATCACGTTGGCGCTGGCGTCGTCGGCCCTCATTGTGCTGTTCGGCGGCCAGACCACCCGCCTCATCCCGCTGTATGCCATCGGCGTATTCCTGTCGTTCACGCTCTCACAGGCGGGAATGGTCGTGCGATGGTGGCGTCTGAGAACCCACCATTGGCAACTCAAGGCGGCCATCAACGGGCTTGGCGCGCTGGCGACCGGCGTGGTGCTCATCGTGATCGCCGCGACAAAGTTCGCCCTGGGCGCCTGGATCGTCCTGCTCTGGATACCGATCTTCATCTCCTTCTTCCTGGCGGTGCACCGCCATTACCAGCGGGTCGCAAAGCAACTGTCCCTGGAGAACCGTGGCAGCCTCCCGCCGATCCGTCGGCACCGCGTGATCGTCCCCATCGCCGACGTGCATCGGGGGGTAATCGCCGCCCTGAACTATGCCCGCTCCATCTCGGACGACGTTACGGCCGTGTATGTGGAAGTAGACCCCGCCGACACGCCAAAGGTACAGCGAAAGTGGGCAGACTGGGGCGAAGGCGTGCGGCTCGTAACGCTGAAATCCGAGTATCGCTCCATCATCGGCCCGCTGATTGAGTATGTGGACAAGGTGGATGACCCCAATCGCCGCGACCAGGTGGTAACCATCGTGCTGCCACAATTCGTCCCCGCCAGGCCGTGGCACAATCTGCTGCACAACCAGACGGCGATCCTCATCCACCTGGCATTTGTATTCCGGCGCGACGTCATGGTAACCGACGTCCCGTTCCATCTTGAGGAATAG
- a CDS encoding class I SAM-dependent methyltransferase, translated as MKTQREYEIEQKWRERLLHNPTTEDFQRAYDELHAWFLEEQGGEGDIYAQVNPRGMDRSRVAVLREIGTGKRVLEVGCGDGATSYLLAQRGNSVVSIDVSTIALERARARPGQEGLSLRYEYGDARDLRYEASSFDYVVSEHLVEHLAPADLSRHLAEVHRVLKPDGCYLFFTPSRLWHGRRSVGFHLHVYLLAEICPLVRRHGFAVTWLEPRFLPRWGFVLQLPLALMGPIFLYEYLLQTVNVHRWPEFIRARIIPSIMIRARKTERATG; from the coding sequence GTGAAGACGCAACGAGAGTACGAAATAGAACAGAAGTGGCGCGAGCGCCTGCTGCACAATCCGACGACCGAGGACTTCCAGCGGGCCTACGATGAACTGCACGCCTGGTTTCTGGAAGAACAGGGCGGCGAAGGAGACATCTACGCGCAGGTCAACCCCCGCGGCATGGACCGCTCGCGAGTCGCCGTGCTGCGCGAAATCGGCACCGGAAAGCGCGTGCTGGAAGTGGGCTGTGGCGATGGGGCCACCTCCTACCTGTTGGCGCAACGCGGGAATTCCGTCGTATCCATTGATGTCTCAACCATCGCCCTGGAGCGGGCGCGCGCCAGGCCGGGCCAGGAGGGGCTCAGTCTTCGCTACGAATACGGCGATGCGCGTGATCTTCGGTACGAGGCTTCGTCGTTTGACTACGTGGTAAGCGAGCACCTGGTGGAGCATCTCGCCCCCGCCGACCTGAGCCGACACCTCGCCGAGGTTCATCGGGTCCTGAAACCCGATGGGTGCTACCTGTTCTTCACTCCCTCGCGCCTATGGCATGGCCGACGGTCGGTGGGGTTTCACCTCCACGTGTATTTGCTGGCGGAAATCTGTCCGCTGGTCAGGCGCCACGGCTTCGCGGTAACGTGGCTGGAGCCGCGATTCTTGCCGCGCTGGGGCTTCGTGCTGCAACTCCCGCTGGCACTGATGGGGCCCATCTTCTTGTACGAGTACCTCCTCCAAACAGTCAACGTGCACCGGTGGCCCGAATTCATCCGCGCGAGGATCATCCCGTCCATCATGATCCGCGCGCGGAAGACGGAGCGGGCTACGGGGTGA
- a CDS encoding TrkA family potassium uptake protein: MKFIVVGCGRTGATLAQSLCRKGHQVAVIDKDERAFSRLGAGFRGRTYEGLAFDRDVLLRAGIQDAEGLAALTNDEAANMIVCRIAKLAFKVPNVVARLYEPERASLYKSMGVATVSSVTWRVLRLEQLLCQPTLSVVGSLGNGEVQVVEVQATEGLVGRLVKEFVHPGQTTDVAVLHGGAASLPTMDTSLAEGDRLRLAVASDYLDKFKAWLENLKKEERS, from the coding sequence ATGAAATTCATTGTCGTGGGGTGTGGGCGCACCGGCGCAACGCTGGCGCAATCGTTATGCCGCAAGGGGCATCAGGTGGCCGTCATTGACAAGGACGAGCGCGCGTTTTCCAGGCTTGGCGCGGGATTCCGCGGGCGCACTTACGAAGGGCTTGCCTTTGACCGCGATGTGCTCCTGCGAGCGGGCATCCAGGATGCTGAAGGGCTGGCCGCGCTCACCAATGACGAGGCAGCCAACATGATCGTGTGCCGCATTGCGAAACTCGCCTTCAAGGTGCCAAACGTGGTCGCGCGACTCTACGAACCCGAACGAGCCTCGCTCTACAAGAGCATGGGCGTGGCGACCGTGTCATCGGTAACGTGGCGGGTGCTGCGCCTGGAACAGTTGCTGTGCCAGCCCACCCTGAGCGTCGTGGGCAGCCTGGGCAACGGCGAGGTTCAGGTTGTAGAGGTTCAGGCCACCGAGGGGTTGGTGGGCCGCCTCGTCAAGGAGTTTGTCCACCCAGGCCAGACGACGGATGTAGCGGTGCTCCACGGCGGTGCGGCATCCTTGCCTACGATGGACACGTCGCTGGCAGAAGGCGACCGACTGCGCTTGGCCGTCGCGTCGGACTACCTGGACAAATTCAAAGCCTGGCTGGAAAATCTCAAGAAAGAGGAACGATCATGA
- a CDS encoding GNAT family N-acetyltransferase, with protein MEVGSEWEFHPVTPERWGDLEALFGPRGACGGCWCMWWRQTRAEFDRQKGEGNRLAMKAIVEAGWVPGILAYAGGAPVGWCSVAPREEFCALARSRVLRPIDDQPVWSVVCFFIAKPYRRRGLTVALLRAAVDYAAAHGARIVEAYPTEPKKADAPVVFLYMGTVSAFRKAGFVEVARGSASRFIMRYTIRG; from the coding sequence ATGGAAGTCGGGAGTGAGTGGGAGTTTCATCCGGTAACCCCTGAACGTTGGGGCGACCTGGAGGCGCTGTTTGGCCCGCGGGGCGCGTGCGGGGGTTGCTGGTGCATGTGGTGGCGGCAGACGCGGGCAGAGTTTGACCGGCAGAAGGGCGAGGGCAACCGCCTGGCGATGAAGGCCATCGTGGAGGCGGGGTGGGTGCCGGGTATCCTGGCCTATGCTGGGGGCGCGCCCGTGGGCTGGTGCTCGGTGGCCCCGCGCGAGGAGTTCTGTGCGCTGGCGCGGTCGCGGGTGCTGCGGCCGATTGACGACCAGCCGGTGTGGTCGGTGGTCTGCTTCTTCATCGCGAAGCCGTACCGACGTCGCGGCCTGACCGTTGCCCTGCTACGGGCCGCCGTGGACTACGCTGCGGCGCACGGCGCTCGCATTGTGGAGGCCTACCCGACGGAGCCGAAGAAGGCCGATGCGCCTGTCGTGTTCCTGTACATGGGGACGGTGTCGGCTTTTCGCAAGGCCGGTTTCGTGGAGGTGGCACGCGGGTCAGCGTCGCGGTTCATCATGCGGTACACGATTCGCGGCTGA
- a CDS encoding FAD binding domain-containing protein yields the protein MWQEYLFATSVEHALELLGQYEGRAQLIAGGTDLVLQSQRGECPATVIVDITRIPGLNYIQEQDGHIVVGAQVTHAQIAASSLIREKAPILAMACAQVGGPQIRNAGTLVGNVINAQPAADGAVALFALDAELEVATPEGRRWEPIAHVYRGVGVCTINPCQEMVTAVRFRSLTGACGCNYQRLARRKALTLPTLVVAVVLEMAGDAIKWARIAIGPVAPTPYRAADAEAYLIGKKAEESVFAEAGRLAAAKARPRDSLIRGSGEYRTAMVGVLVRRALAAAAQECHGRR from the coding sequence ATGTGGCAAGAATACCTGTTTGCGACCTCGGTAGAGCACGCGCTGGAATTGCTAGGCCAGTATGAGGGGCGTGCCCAACTCATCGCGGGAGGCACAGACCTGGTGCTCCAAAGCCAGCGCGGCGAATGTCCCGCCACCGTCATTGTGGACATCACCCGCATCCCTGGCCTGAATTACATCCAAGAGCAAGACGGCCATATCGTCGTCGGTGCGCAAGTTACCCACGCCCAGATCGCAGCGTCATCTCTGATACGCGAGAAGGCCCCCATCCTCGCCATGGCCTGCGCGCAGGTCGGCGGCCCGCAAATCCGAAACGCCGGCACCCTCGTGGGCAATGTGATCAACGCGCAGCCCGCCGCCGACGGCGCTGTGGCCCTGTTCGCGCTGGACGCCGAACTGGAAGTCGCAACCCCCGAAGGCCGGCGATGGGAGCCGATCGCCCACGTGTACCGCGGCGTCGGTGTCTGCACCATCAACCCCTGCCAGGAGATGGTAACGGCCGTCCGCTTCAGATCCCTCACAGGCGCTTGCGGATGCAACTACCAGCGCTTGGCCCGCCGCAAAGCGTTGACGCTCCCCACGCTCGTGGTGGCGGTGGTGCTGGAGATGGCCGGCGACGCCATCAAGTGGGCGCGCATCGCCATCGGGCCGGTCGCGCCCACGCCCTACCGCGCCGCCGACGCCGAGGCTTACCTCATCGGCAAGAAGGCAGAAGAGTCGGTCTTCGCCGAGGCCGGGCGACTCGCCGCCGCCAAGGCCCGACCGCGCGACAGCCTGATACGCGGTTCTGGCGAATACCGGACGGCCATGGTCGGGGTGTTGGTGCGGCGCGCGCTGGCTGCGGCTGCCCAGGAATGCCACGGGAGGCGATAA
- the deoC gene encoding deoxyribose-phosphate aldolase: MNIASLIDHTLLKPEATPEQIVQLCTEAREYGFASVCVNPVYVKLAWDLLKGSQVKVCSVVGFPLGATTPEVKAFEARQAIRDGASEIDMVIHIGALKAGDDDLVEADIAAVVDVCHAAGALCKVILETCYLTDDEKIRGCTLAKRAGADFVKTSTGFGPRGATVEDVALMRHAVGPDMGVKAAGGIRTLEALRQMVAAGANRIGASASVKIMQEAQSVQG; this comes from the coding sequence ATGAACATCGCATCGTTGATTGACCACACGCTGCTCAAGCCCGAGGCAACACCGGAGCAGATCGTGCAACTCTGCACCGAGGCAAGGGAGTACGGCTTTGCGTCGGTATGCGTGAATCCCGTTTATGTCAAACTCGCATGGGATCTGCTCAAGGGAAGCCAAGTCAAGGTGTGCTCGGTTGTCGGGTTTCCACTGGGCGCCACTACGCCCGAAGTCAAGGCGTTTGAGGCCAGGCAAGCGATACGGGACGGGGCGTCCGAGATTGACATGGTAATCCACATCGGCGCGCTCAAGGCGGGAGACGACGACCTGGTGGAAGCCGACATCGCCGCCGTGGTGGATGTGTGCCACGCCGCCGGCGCGCTCTGCAAGGTGATTCTGGAAACCTGCTACCTCACCGACGACGAAAAGATACGGGGCTGCACCCTGGCCAAGCGGGCAGGCGCCGATTTCGTGAAGACTTCCACCGGCTTCGGCCCGCGAGGCGCCACCGTGGAGGACGTGGCCCTCATGCGGCACGCCGTCGGCCCCGACATGGGTGTCAAGGCCGCTGGCGGCATCCGCACGCTGGAGGCGCTTCGGCAGATGGTCGCCGCAGGAGCCAACCGCATCGGCGCCAGCGCCAGCGTAAAAATCATGCAGGAGGCGCAGAGTGTCCAAGGATAA
- a CDS encoding YbaK/EbsC family protein, protein MTHPTAYTAQEVAAAQGVSGKQLAKVVIVKADERPVMLVLQASAMVDLHKAAQMLGAKSMTLARESDFAELFADCEVGSMPPFGNLYNIPTYVDEGLAANEEIVFAVGTHTDTFRMKYADYARLASPTVGAFAK, encoded by the coding sequence ATGACCCACCCGACCGCCTACACCGCGCAGGAAGTGGCGGCGGCCCAGGGCGTGTCGGGCAAGCAACTGGCGAAGGTGGTCATCGTCAAGGCGGACGAGCGACCGGTGATGCTGGTGCTCCAGGCCAGCGCCATGGTTGACCTGCACAAGGCCGCGCAGATGCTAGGCGCCAAGTCCATGACGTTGGCCAGAGAAAGCGACTTCGCCGAGTTGTTCGCTGACTGCGAGGTCGGCTCCATGCCCCCCTTCGGCAACCTGTACAACATTCCCACCTACGTGGACGAGGGGCTGGCCGCCAACGAAGAGATCGTCTTCGCCGTCGGCACGCACACCGACACGTTCAGGATGAAATACGCCGACTACGCCCGCCTGGCATCGCCGACTGTGGGGGCATTCGCAAAGTAG
- a CDS encoding LON peptidase substrate-binding domain-containing protein: MDEIPLFPLRTVLFPGMLMPINVFERRYLEMIATCQAEGRVFGVVLIKEGQEVGEPAVPHRVGTSAHVIRAERNANDGGLTIVVVGRERFVIREILQKRPYLVGAVEPFPLEGVDDPRVGRLAHRVKDDLRAYMGLLGRVSGTVIQVEQLPDEPEILAWVIGVALQISSLERQELLECADLPALLGRELRLLNVEQKLLQFMARTEDDQERWNTFPFTQRPPN; the protein is encoded by the coding sequence ATGGACGAAATCCCTCTGTTCCCATTGCGCACGGTGCTTTTCCCGGGAATGCTCATGCCGATCAACGTCTTTGAGCGGCGATACCTGGAGATGATCGCGACCTGCCAGGCGGAGGGCCGCGTGTTCGGCGTTGTCCTCATCAAGGAGGGGCAGGAGGTAGGCGAGCCCGCGGTGCCGCATCGCGTCGGCACCTCGGCTCACGTCATCCGCGCGGAGCGGAATGCCAACGACGGGGGCCTGACTATCGTCGTGGTGGGCCGCGAGCGGTTTGTGATTCGCGAAATCCTCCAGAAGCGCCCGTACCTGGTGGGAGCGGTGGAGCCGTTCCCCCTGGAAGGCGTGGACGATCCCAGGGTCGGCCGCCTGGCGCATCGGGTCAAGGATGACCTGCGGGCGTACATGGGGTTGCTGGGGCGGGTGTCGGGCACCGTGATCCAGGTGGAGCAGTTGCCCGATGAGCCTGAAATCTTGGCATGGGTGATCGGCGTTGCGCTTCAAATCTCTTCGCTGGAGCGGCAGGAACTGCTGGAGTGCGCCGATTTGCCCGCGCTCCTTGGGCGCGAGTTGCGGCTGCTGAACGTGGAGCAGAAGTTGTTACAGTTCATGGCGCGCACCGAGGACGACCAGGAGCGCTGGAACACGTTCCCGTTCACCCAGCGGCCCCCGAATTGA
- a CDS encoding zinc ribbon domain-containing protein produces MTEEAPQPVRRCANCGAELRPTDRYCGECGLPTFVPPPAQATPSAETPAEKIPRPAPGPSDNRTWAIVTGIILILIGAVSCGVGALVMLGASMMATDTDSGWITATAGLCCVLPALVLMIGGGVVWYVWGRKKS; encoded by the coding sequence ATGACAGAAGAAGCGCCCCAACCCGTCCGACGCTGCGCCAACTGCGGCGCCGAACTGCGCCCTACCGACCGGTACTGTGGCGAGTGCGGCCTGCCCACCTTCGTGCCGCCCCCCGCCCAGGCCACGCCTTCCGCAGAAACGCCGGCCGAAAAAATCCCACGCCCCGCCCCTGGCCCGTCGGACAATCGGACGTGGGCCATCGTTACGGGGATCATCCTCATCCTCATAGGGGCCGTCTCTTGCGGCGTGGGCGCCCTGGTGATGCTGGGAGCGTCCATGATGGCGACCGACACCGACTCGGGCTGGATCACGGCGACTGCCGGCCTCTGCTGTGTGCTGCCAGCCCTGGTGCTCATGATTGGGGGCGGGGTTGTCTGGTACGTGTGGGGGCGCAAGAAGTCCTGA
- a CDS encoding NAD-binding protein: protein MRVVIVGGGKVGSYLAALLLEGQHEVYVVENRPQVLARLHRELPTEAIVDGDGLRRETLDLAHADRADVLVTVTGDDEVNLAIALMAKTVYKIPRVIGRINNPRNAWLFTPEMGVDVAVNQTDLLAKLIVEEMSLGDMMILLRLRKGEISLVTEKLEPGAPAEGKRVADLSLPKDCLLVGAIREGDILVPRGDTVLQAHDEILALVRTGSHMAFRNLLANPARAEAVETQD, encoded by the coding sequence ATGAGAGTCGTCATCGTAGGTGGCGGCAAGGTCGGTTCGTACCTGGCAGCGCTGCTCCTGGAAGGCCAGCATGAAGTATACGTTGTGGAAAACCGCCCCCAAGTGCTGGCGCGCCTTCACCGCGAACTCCCAACCGAGGCTATCGTGGACGGAGACGGCCTGCGCCGTGAGACTCTGGATTTGGCCCACGCCGACCGCGCCGACGTCCTCGTAACCGTTACAGGCGACGACGAGGTGAATCTGGCCATCGCCCTCATGGCGAAAACCGTCTACAAGATTCCGCGCGTTATCGGCCGCATCAACAACCCGCGCAACGCCTGGCTGTTCACACCCGAGATGGGCGTGGACGTGGCGGTCAACCAGACGGATTTGCTGGCCAAACTCATTGTGGAAGAGATGTCGCTGGGCGACATGATGATTCTCCTCCGGCTCCGCAAAGGGGAGATTTCGCTCGTTACCGAGAAACTGGAACCTGGCGCGCCGGCCGAGGGCAAGCGCGTGGCCGACCTATCGCTCCCCAAAGACTGCCTCCTCGTCGGCGCAATCCGCGAAGGCGACATCCTGGTGCCCCGAGGGGATACGGTTCTCCAGGCTCACGATGAGATCCTCGCGCTGGTGCGAACCGGCTCGCACATGGCTTTCCGCAACCTGCTGGCCAATCCGGCGCGGGCAGAAGCCGTAGAGACTCAAGACTGA
- a CDS encoding (2Fe-2S)-binding protein — translation MHTLMMNVNGSDVHVEIYPDETLAEVLRDRLGLIGTKVACGEGECGACTVLIDGVAVTSCITPAMKAHGRRVVTIEGLTEDTELHVIQQAFVDATASQCGYCTPGFIMATKALLDANPNPTRDEIMHGISGNLCRCTGYYQIVDAVALAAKRLAEEERS, via the coding sequence ATGCACACGCTGATGATGAACGTCAACGGATCCGACGTCCACGTTGAAATCTACCCGGACGAAACGCTGGCCGAGGTTCTGCGCGACCGGCTCGGCCTCATCGGCACAAAGGTAGCCTGCGGCGAAGGCGAGTGCGGCGCCTGCACCGTGCTCATTGACGGCGTCGCAGTTACATCCTGTATTACCCCCGCCATGAAGGCCCATGGGCGCCGTGTGGTTACCATAGAGGGACTTACCGAAGACACAGAACTGCACGTCATTCAGCAGGCTTTCGTGGACGCCACCGCCTCGCAGTGCGGATACTGCACCCCTGGTTTCATCATGGCTACCAAGGCGCTGCTGGATGCGAACCCCAACCCCACACGAGACGAGATCATGCACGGCATATCGGGCAACCTGTGCCGCTGCACAGGTTACTACCAGATCGTGGACGCAGTGGCCCTGGCCGCGAAACGCCTCGCAGAGGAGGAGCGATCATGA
- a CDS encoding type II toxin-antitoxin system MqsA family antitoxin: MSKDNAASEPKRICPICHIGQIRTRRTSHAEWHEDQLIVVPNVTADICDFCGETVFQDDQVWRLDQLLRYGTDVRHIPYGRRSHRIM, translated from the coding sequence GTGTCCAAGGATAATGCCGCTTCAGAACCCAAGCGCATCTGCCCTATCTGCCACATCGGACAGATTCGCACCCGCCGAACGTCCCATGCCGAATGGCACGAGGACCAGTTGATCGTGGTGCCCAACGTTACCGCCGACATTTGCGACTTCTGCGGCGAAACCGTGTTCCAGGACGACCAGGTCTGGCGACTGGACCAGTTGCTGCGCTACGGCACCGACGTCCGCCACATCCCCTACGGCCGCCGCAGTCATCGCATTATGTGA